A part of Chthoniobacterales bacterium genomic DNA contains:
- the glnD gene encoding [protein-PII] uridylyltransferase, giving the protein MAEAARELSESTKKRRDDWLPIFKRFLKLEEHRLRMWHNAGGGGREIARQRADLIDIVLRELFENITDTVGDKPGKERLVVAAFGGYGRREMNPFSDVDIMFLIERGKPSEQLENIIRQTLTGLWDLGFKVGHSTRSISQAVKAANEDMITKTSMLECRFLLGEREIFNDFKSRFERDCLDGKEDAYIRWRFLSQIENHKKYGGTIFVQEPNVKNGVGGLRDYQNLLWIAFVAERLNSTAKLAERKFLRGSERRALEKAYDFLLRVRTEMHYINGRPIDGLTLQLQGKVATAFNYPQKHILRRCEAFMRDYYSHTRELAQITTSALERLDTRPPNARPTTILSMIGSKPKSVKFDGFVARDGRMFPIARDVFNEDPVRLLRVFQHAQKRKLELSAELRDLIRRRLLLIDRTFQYARASREIFLDILSHKGEVGRILRAMHDVGVLGRFLPEFGALTCLVQHEFFHRYTADEHTLVCIEKLDGLLFAEERKFAGYRSIFQKLEDPAMLYLAVLLHDVGKAANSRHHEEESAILAHKVARRLQLSSERRQMLITLVDAHYEMSHTSQTRNLDDPATTAEFAAIVGSRRKLDALMLLTLADGMGTSDQNWSDWKESLVWMLYRKTSEYLEMGPRWAEEGRDARESLLEKVRSLLPKNFAEEIAAHFDYMPERYFHAFDAEKIVGHLRLFRTFFERRNDAMSALAPAFQWIDHPAMGHSEVWVCGWDRERLLERVAGAFLSANINILSADIFTRGDNLALDIFRVCDSRNLPVNSVRDHERVETRLLDSLLHEEYDFTPLFGEPSRLRSYRLSQEAELPTRIVVDNEAHPFNTIVEIQTPDRLGLLYSLLRALGSIGITIQTSRITTEMEVAMDTFYVTGRDEKKILDQGAIERLQRLLQRAAAQERHP; this is encoded by the coding sequence TTGGCCGAAGCCGCGCGCGAGCTCTCCGAGAGCACGAAGAAGCGCCGCGACGACTGGCTGCCGATCTTCAAGCGCTTCCTGAAACTCGAGGAGCATCGCCTGCGGATGTGGCACAATGCCGGCGGCGGTGGTCGCGAGATTGCCCGGCAGCGCGCCGATCTCATCGATATCGTCCTGCGCGAACTTTTCGAGAACATCACCGACACCGTCGGAGACAAGCCCGGCAAGGAACGGCTCGTCGTCGCCGCGTTCGGAGGCTACGGCCGGCGCGAGATGAATCCCTTCAGCGATGTGGACATCATGTTCCTCATCGAGCGCGGCAAGCCGAGCGAGCAGCTCGAGAACATCATTCGACAGACGCTCACCGGCCTCTGGGATCTCGGCTTCAAGGTCGGGCACTCCACACGCTCGATCTCGCAGGCCGTGAAGGCGGCCAACGAGGACATGATCACGAAGACCTCCATGCTTGAGTGCCGTTTCCTCCTCGGCGAGCGTGAGATTTTCAACGATTTCAAATCCCGCTTCGAACGCGACTGCCTGGACGGGAAGGAGGACGCCTACATCCGCTGGCGGTTCCTCAGCCAGATCGAGAATCACAAAAAATACGGTGGCACCATTTTCGTGCAGGAGCCGAACGTGAAGAATGGCGTCGGCGGTCTGCGCGACTACCAGAATCTGCTGTGGATCGCCTTCGTCGCCGAGCGGCTGAACAGCACCGCCAAACTCGCCGAGCGCAAATTCCTTCGCGGCTCCGAGCGGCGCGCGCTCGAGAAGGCCTACGACTTCCTCCTGCGCGTGCGCACGGAGATGCACTACATCAACGGCCGCCCGATCGACGGCCTCACGCTGCAGCTCCAGGGCAAGGTCGCCACCGCCTTCAACTACCCGCAAAAGCACATCCTGCGCCGCTGCGAGGCGTTCATGCGCGACTACTACAGCCACACGCGCGAGCTCGCGCAGATCACGACATCCGCCCTCGAGCGCCTCGACACACGTCCGCCGAACGCCCGCCCGACCACGATTCTTTCGATGATCGGAAGCAAGCCGAAGAGCGTGAAGTTCGACGGCTTTGTCGCCCGCGACGGCCGCATGTTCCCGATCGCTCGCGACGTTTTCAACGAGGACCCCGTTCGGCTGCTGCGCGTCTTCCAGCACGCCCAGAAGCGCAAGCTGGAGCTCAGCGCCGAGCTGCGCGACCTCATCCGCCGCCGCCTCCTGCTGATCGACCGCACGTTCCAATACGCCCGCGCCAGCCGCGAAATTTTTCTCGATATCCTGTCGCACAAGGGCGAGGTCGGCCGCATCCTCCGCGCCATGCACGACGTCGGCGTGCTCGGTCGTTTTCTGCCGGAGTTCGGTGCGCTCACCTGCCTCGTGCAGCACGAGTTTTTCCACCGCTACACCGCCGACGAACACACGCTGGTCTGCATCGAGAAGCTCGATGGCCTGCTCTTCGCCGAGGAACGCAAATTCGCCGGCTATCGCTCGATCTTCCAGAAACTCGAAGACCCCGCGATGCTCTACCTCGCGGTGCTTCTTCACGACGTGGGCAAGGCCGCCAACTCCCGCCACCACGAGGAGGAAAGCGCCATCCTCGCCCACAAGGTCGCCCGCCGCCTGCAGCTCTCGTCCGAGCGCCGCCAAATGCTGATCACGCTCGTCGACGCACACTACGAGATGTCGCACACTTCGCAGACGCGCAATCTGGACGACCCCGCGACCACCGCCGAGTTTGCAGCCATCGTGGGGAGCCGCCGCAAGCTCGACGCCCTCATGCTTCTCACGCTCGCCGACGGCATGGGCACCAGCGACCAGAACTGGTCGGACTGGAAGGAATCCCTCGTCTGGATGCTTTACCGCAAGACCTCCGAATATCTCGAGATGGGTCCGCGGTGGGCCGAAGAGGGCCGTGACGCTCGCGAATCCCTGCTCGAGAAAGTGCGCAGCCTGCTTCCGAAAAATTTCGCGGAGGAAATCGCCGCGCACTTCGACTACATGCCGGAGCGCTACTTCCATGCGTTCGACGCCGAGAAAATCGTCGGCCATCTGCGGTTGTTCCGCACGTTTTTCGAGCGCCGGAACGACGCGATGTCCGCCCTCGCCCCCGCATTTCAATGGATCGATCACCCGGCGATGGGTCACTCCGAGGTATGGGTGTGCGGCTGGGACCGCGAACGCCTGCTCGAGCGCGTCGCCGGCGCCTTCCTTTCGGCGAATATCAACATCCTCAGTGCAGACATTTTCACCCGTGGCGACAACCTCGCCCTCGACATCTTTCGCGTCTGCGACTCGCGGAATCTGCCTGTCAACAGCGTGCGCGACCACGAACGCGTCGAGACCCGCCTCCTCGACTCCCTGCTCCACGAGGAATACGACTTCACCCCGCTCTTCGGCGAGCCCAGCCGCCTCCGCAGCTACCGCCTCTCGCAGGAAGCCGAGCTGCCCACGCGCATCGTCGTCGACAACGAGGCCCATCCGTTCAACACGATCGTCGAGATTCAGACGCCCGACCGCCTCGGCCTGCTCTACAGCCTCCTGCGCGCCCTTGGGAGCATTGGCATCACCATCCAGACGTCCCGCATCACCACCGAGATGGAAGTCGCCATGGACACCTTTTACGTGACCGGCCGCGACGAGAAGAAGATCCTCGATCAGGGCGCGATCGAGCGGCTGCAGCGGCTGCTCCAGCGAGCGGCCGCGCAGGAGCGCCACCCGTAA
- a CDS encoding OmpA family protein encodes MNSGTDDFDLFDDQPTGFSRWLLPALVISLLLHALLLLGLREVAFRPFGEVKPEPPPTMIKLQSIKLDPRVLEPTIDKTTKPAAAPQALRLPKEKASFAAMMAENAGTPAAPKIENPMLAEKPKVEATSYERTVQDAESGGVKSVAKELDQVRQDMLAEKPGVSGKPLLDIARPDVDSGGSPAKQGDIAGASTPGFSNLDDLLAQTGPLSKETAPIRMDSDVLYAYDSYQLEPGAVASLEKLGVIIQRNPQLIFSIEGHSDSSGDATYNLQLSQLRAESVRNWLVQNMGVDPTRVTTRGYGSTRLIVPATDPFDQARESANRRVEIVLHDRETPASR; translated from the coding sequence ATGAACTCCGGCACGGACGACTTTGACTTATTCGACGACCAGCCGACGGGGTTTTCCCGCTGGCTGCTTCCGGCGCTGGTCATTTCCCTGCTGCTGCATGCGCTGCTCCTTCTCGGTCTTCGCGAGGTCGCCTTCCGTCCGTTCGGAGAGGTGAAACCCGAGCCGCCCCCGACGATGATCAAGCTGCAGAGCATCAAGCTCGATCCTCGCGTGCTCGAGCCCACGATCGACAAGACGACGAAGCCGGCCGCCGCGCCCCAGGCCCTGAGGCTGCCGAAGGAAAAGGCGTCCTTCGCCGCCATGATGGCCGAGAATGCCGGAACGCCGGCGGCTCCGAAAATCGAGAATCCCATGCTGGCCGAGAAGCCGAAGGTCGAAGCGACCAGCTACGAGCGCACCGTGCAGGATGCCGAAAGCGGCGGTGTGAAGAGCGTCGCGAAGGAGCTCGACCAGGTGCGGCAGGACATGCTCGCGGAGAAGCCGGGAGTTTCCGGGAAGCCCCTGCTCGATATCGCGAGGCCCGACGTCGATTCGGGCGGCTCTCCCGCGAAGCAGGGCGACATCGCCGGCGCATCGACGCCCGGGTTCAGCAATCTCGACGATTTGCTCGCGCAGACCGGTCCGCTTTCCAAGGAAACCGCGCCCATCCGCATGGATTCCGACGTTCTCTACGCCTACGACAGCTACCAGCTCGAGCCCGGCGCCGTCGCCAGCCTTGAAAAGCTCGGCGTCATCATCCAGCGCAACCCCCAGCTCATCTTTTCCATCGAGGGCCACAGCGATTCCTCCGGCGACGCCACTTACAATCTCCAGCTCAGCCAGCTGCGCGCGGAGTCCGTCAGGAACTGGCTCGTGCAGAACATGGGCGTGGATCCCACGCGCGTGACCACCCGCGGCTACGGCTCCACCCGACTCATCGTGCCCGCCACGGATCCCTTCGACCAGGCGCGGGAAAGCGCCAACCGTCGCGTCGAAATCGTTCTTCACGACCGCGAGACGCCCGCGTCCCGATGA